In Scyliorhinus canicula chromosome 12, sScyCan1.1, whole genome shotgun sequence, the sequence ctccctcagtactgaccctctgacagtgcagcactccctcagtactgaccctctgacagtgcagcactccctcagtactgaccctctgacagtgcagcacaccctcagtactgaccctctgacagagcagccagccctcagtactgaccctggcagtgcagcactctctcagcactgaccctctgacagtgcagcactcactcagtactgaccctctgacagtgcagcactccctcagtattgaccctctgacagtgcagcactccctcagtacagacactctgacagtgcagcattccatcagtactgaccatctgacagtgcagcactccctcagtactgaccctctgacactgcagcattccctcagtactgaccctctgacagtgcagcactcccacagcactgaccctctgacagtgcagcattccatcagtactgaccctctgacagtgcagcactccctcagtactgaccctctgacagtgcatcactccctcagtactgaccctctgacagagcagcaatccctcagtactgaccctctggcagtgcagcactctctcagcactgaccctctgacagtgcagcactcactcagtactgaccctctgaaagtgcagcactccctcagtattgaccctctgacagtgcagcactccctcagtactgaccctctgacagtgcagcactccctcagcactgaccctctgacagtgcagcattccttcagtactgaccctctgacagtgcagcactccctcagtactgaccctctgacagtgcagcactccctcagtactgaccctctgacagtgcaacactccctcagtactgaccctctgatagtgcagcactccctcagtactgaccctctgacagtgcagcgctccctcagtactgaccctctgacagtgcagcactccctcagtactgaccctctgacagtgcagcactccctcagtactgaccctctgacagtgcagcgctccctcagcactgaccctctgacagtgcagcactccctcagtactgaccctctgacagtgcagcactccctcagtactgaccctctgacagtgcagcactccctcagtactgaccctctgacagtgcagcactccctcagtgctgaccctctgacagtgcagcactcccacagtactgaccctctggcagtgcagcactccctcagtactgaacctctgacagtgcagcactccctcagtactgaccctctcacagtgcagcattccctaagtactgaccctctcacagtgcagcattccctaagtactgactctctgacagtgcagcatttcctcagtactgaccctctgacagtgcagcactccctcagtactgaccctctgaagtgcagcgctccctcagtactgactctgacagtgcagcacttcctcagtactgaccctctgacagtacagcactccctcagaacagaccctctgacagtgcagcactccctcagtactgaccctctgacagtgcagcgctccctcagtactgaccctctgacagtgcagcactccctcagtactgaccctctgacagtgcagcactccctcagtactgaccctctgacagtgcagcgctccctcagtagtgaccctctgacagtgctgcactccctcagtactgaccctctgacagtgcagcattccctcagtattgatcctctgtcagtgcagcattccctcagtactgaccctctgacagtgcagcactccctcagtactgactctctgacagtgcagctctcctcagtactgaccctctgacagtgcagcgctccctcagtactgaccctctgacagtgcagcactccctcagtactgaccctctgacagtgcagcactccctcagtactgaccctctgacagtgcagcactccctcagtactgaccctctgacagtgcagcactccctcagtactgaccctctgacagtgcagcactccctcagtactgaccctctgacagtgcagcgttccctcagtactgatcctctgtcagtgcagcattccctcagtactgaccctctgacagtgcagcactccctcagtactgactctctgacagtgcagcactccctcagtactgaccctctgacagtgcagtgctccctcagtactgaccctctgacagtgcagcattccatcagtactgaccctctgacagtgcagcactccctcagtaccgacactctgacagtgcagcactccctcagtcctgaccctctgacagtgcagcactccctcagtactgaccctctggcagtgcagcactccctcagtactgaccctctcacagtgcagcattctctaagtactgaccctctcacagtgcagcacttcctcagtactgaccctctgacagtgcagcactccctcagtactgaccctctgacagtgcagcgctccctcagtagtgaccctctgacagtgctgcactccctcagtactgacccgacagtgcagcattccctcagcattgatcctctgtcagtgcagcattccctcagtactgaccctctgacagtgcagcactccctcagtactgaccctctgacactgcagcattccctcagtactgaccctctgacagtgcagcactccctcagcactgaccctctgacagtgcagcattccatcagtactgaccctctgacagtgcagcactccctctactgaccctctgacagtgcatcactccctcagtactgaccctctgacagagcagcaatccctcagtactgaccctggcagtgcagcactctctcagcactgaccctctgacagtgcagcactcactcagtactgaccctctgaaagtgcagcactccctcagtattgaccctctgacagtgcagcactccctcagtactgaccctctgacagtgcagcactccctcagcactgaacctctgacagtgcagcactccttcagtactgaccctctgacagtgcagcactccctcagtactgacctctgacagtgcaacactccctcagtactgaccctctgacagtgcagcactccctcagtactgaccctctgacagtgcagcactccctcagttctgaccctctgacagtactgcgctccctcagtactgaccctctgacagtgcagcactccctcagtactgaccctctgacagtgcagcactccctcagtactgaccctctgacagtgcagcgctccctcagcactgaccctctgacagtgcagcactccctcagtactgaccctctgacagtgcagcactcctcagtactgaccctctgacagtgcagcactccctcagtactgaccctctgacagtgcggcactccctcagtactgaccctctgacagtgcagcactcacacagtactgaccctctggtagtgcagcactccctcagtactgaacctctgacagtgcagcactccccagtactgaccctctcacagtgcagcattccctatGTACtgacctctcacagtgcagcattccctaagtactgaccctctgacagtgcagcatttcctcagtactgaccctctgacagtgcagcactccctcagtactgaccctctgaagtgcagcgctccctcagtactgactctctgacagtgcagcacttcctcagtactgaccctctgacagtacagcactccctcagaacagaccctctgacagtgcagcactccctcagtactgacctctctgacagtgcagcgctccctcagtactgaccctctgacagtgcagcactcctcagtacgaccctctgacagtgcagcactccctcagtactgaccctctgacagtgcagcgctccctcagtagtgaccctctgacagtgctgcactccctcagtactgaccctctgacagtgcagcattcccagtattgatcctctgtcagtgcagcattcctcagtactgaccctctgacagtgcagcactccctcagtactgactctctgacaatgcagctctcctcagtactgaccctctgacagtgcagcgctcctcagtactgaccctctgacagtgcagcactccctcagtactgacccctagagagtgcagcactccctcagtactgaccctctgacagtgcgcactgcctcagtactgaccctctgacagtgcagcactccctcagcgaccctctgacagtgcagcactccatcagtactgatcctctgatagtgcagcgttccctcggtactgaccatctgacagtgcagcattccctcagtactgaccctctgacagtgcagcactccctcagtactgactctctgacagtgcagcactccctcagtactgacctctgacagtgcagctctctcagtactaaccctctgacagtgcagctcttcctcagtactgaccctctgacagtgcagcactccctcagtacctaccctctgacagtgcagcactccctcagtactgaccctctgacagtgcagctctccctcagtactgaccctctggcagtgcagcactcctcagtactgacctctcacagtgcagcattctctaagtactgaccctctcacagtgcagcacttcctcagtactgacctctgacaatgcagcactccctcagtactgaccctctgacagtgcagcgctccctcagtagtgacccgctgacagtgctgcactccctcagtactgaccctgacagtgcagcattccctcagcattgatcctctgtcagtgcagcactccctcagtactgaccctctgacagtgcagcactccctcagtactgactctctgacaatgcagctctccctcagtactgaccctctgacagtgcagcactccctcagtactgaccctgacagtgcagcactccctcagtactgaccctctgaacagtgcagcactccctcattacgaccctctgacagtgcagcactccctcaatactgaccctctgacagtgcagcactccctcagtacggaccctctgacagtgcagcctccctcagtactgaccctcgacagtgcagcactccctcagtactgaccctctgacagtgcagtactccctcagtactgaccctctgacagtgcagcgtgtccctaagtactgaccctctcacagtacaCACTCCCTCAGTCCGACCTCCGGAACTGCAGCACATCCCTTACTCTTGACCATCCAAAGTTCTGACTCAATGATATCTATACTTTCCTCTCCTTTCCATAACTGTTATACTCAGCCTGGCCTGGGAATTGGCCTGAGTTTGTTCAGGGCTTGGAGCCTGAGAACAGGACACTGGAAACATCCTTGCTTCAGGTCCAAGTCCTGAGACATTCCTGATGACTCTTGCAACCATTAAAACTTTGACTTTTTTAAATGAGGTGAAGACACCAATTGCTTATAAGGATTATGCCAATATCTTTTgtgttaatttatttaaaatgagCTCTTAAGAACACAGGATAGATAGTCAgtagacatcagcagcagagctgtgtgctGTTTCTGCTCACATGCTcaagtgaaactgagactggatcacatggCACACTTTCCTTCCAGTGATGCTAATACTTAAGGCACATTGGCAGTGAAATAACTGGTATTGGTCCAAACTGGAGTTCTGTTTTAAAGTATACAAGGCTAGTTTGTGCAAGACGCGTCATTTCCAGGgttttactgtttttttctgTTTGGCAGGCTTCCAGGCTCCCGATGATCATCCTCTCTTCTCTGGGGAAGAGACATGTAGTCCTGAATCCTGGCCAGCCCTGCCTAGTGCTCCAAACACACTCTGAACAAATCCTGGAAACAGAGAGCTTCTCTCCGCACAAGTGGCCATGAAACTGTTGGATCTTTCTGCTGAACCCATtctgctgtgttattgggaaagaGAGCTGTGAATCTTCCCCAGTCTGAACCTAATGACTCCACATCCATAACATTGTTTAACTGCTACCTAAATTCAGAGCAAAGCAAAAATGATGCTCAATCCCtcccattggtttcccattgtatGTGCTGTATTAAAAATACTTCCTGATACCTCTTCCTCCtcgtatccatccatctatcatttatctatctttctgtaaataatccaaagatgtgcaggttaggtggatggccgtgttaaattgccccttaggggggTTGCAGGAacagggtggaggattgggctcAAGTAGGGTTGTCTttggaagggtcagtgcagactcaatgggccaaatggcctccttctgcaccttagggattctgtgatcatcTCTATATACCTCACTTGCTTTACCactttctttccatctctctcttctTAACTCTTTTTATCTCATTCTtcctctcctctgtctctctccctttttcccTTTGTCCCTTTGCCTCTCTTTCTCATTCTACCTCCTTCGTCCTCACATTACTTGTGGGTCTCTTTCTCCCTCTAACGTTCTCTCCCGCCATCTGCACATCTCACTCCATCTCTCCCCTACCCTTTCTTTCTGTTCCTCTCTTTCACTGCCTCTTTATCTCTCTCGCTATCCCTATattaagggcagcactgtagcattgtggatagcacaattgcttcacagctccagggtcccaggttggattccggcttgggttactgtatgtgcggagtctgcacatcctccccgtgtgtgcgtgggtttcctccgggtgctccggtttcctcccacagtccaaagatgtgcaggttaggtggattggccatgagaaattgcccttagtgtccaagattgcccttagtgttgggtggggttactgggttatggggatagggtgttgacctcgggtagagtgctctttccaagagccggtgcagactcgatgggctgagtggcctccttctgcactgtaaattctttgataatctatgatctcactctctctcccatgtCACActtttctatttctctctccgtCTCGCTCTCTCTGGTTATCTTTCACTCGCCATCTCTTTCTGCTCATCTCTCACTCTTCTTCTCTCCCTCCCATTCTACCTTTCTCTGTtccattctgtctctctccctcactctctgttccCCTTTTGTCTGTCTCCCTTTTTATACCTGTAATCTTTCTCCTTCTGTCTCCCCTTCTTTCCCATTCTCCTTTTCTCTAttccattctgtttctctccctctctctctgctcccccctGTCTCCACATCTATCTCACaaatctctctctccttctccctctcatccaccctgtctatattcCATTTTCatgtcactctcactccctccctttgCTCCCCCTAACTCTGCCTCCCCATCTTTGTCGCtaatttctctctccctctctctcccatttttccctccccaccttgctcctttctctcttgctctctccccctgccccgccaTCTCTCATtcactcctgtctctctctctctccatgctgtCTATATACCAGTTAGCTCTGTGATGAAGGAGCTCTTTCCCCGCGCTGTTACCTGACATGTTTCCTTTCCTCCCTCCAGGAATCCAGCGCAGAACATGTTGGGGGTAATTGCGTCCCCGTAGCTGCTCTCACACTCTGTGTCCGAGAGGATCGGGACATTGAGACATTGCAGACGTTCAGGGTACTGGCCTGTTGGGTCAAAGGTCAGGAATTGGTTAATGAAGCAGTTGGCGCCCCACTGCCGGGTGTAAAGGACACCGGAGTCAATTGTCACCCCATATTACACTTAGTTACAAAACCATCGCAATGATCAGAACAAACGCTGAGCCAGTTCACTGGGTCAGTTTACATACACGCTCATTCCGAATATCTACACTCTGTGTACTTCAAATCCTTTCCACACAATTTGACTTCCTTGACCTTGTTTTCCTTCCCTCCCTTTTGAATGGCTAAAACACTTACCCCCATCGTGGACTGTGTCACCCCATCCGGCGACCAGGCATTCAGTGCCATTGCTGGCACAGGAGCTGGGCATTTGGAGTGGTTGCACCTTCTCATTGAACTGGACTGGAGGAGTCCACTTTCAGCAGCATAATATCATTGTCAGTGGTGCGGTGATTGTACCCTGGATGCGGGACAGCTTTGATGACCCTCCGTGACTGCCTGGAGTCTTCGCTCACAGACAGATCATGTGCCCCGATCCACACGTTCAGTAGGCTGGCGCCTGCGATGAGAATCAACACCGGAGTCATAGAATAGAACCGCTACAATGCAGACAGAGcccatggggctgtttagctcactgggctaatcgctggcctttgaaagcagaccaaggcaagccgcagcacgggttcgattccccgtaacAGCCTCCGCCGAACAGGTGGCGACAgtaaattttcacagtaacttcatttgaagcctactcgtgacaataagagattttcatttttcattcattttcattcggcccatcgttgtCTGCACCgaaaccttggaaagagcacatacAGGCGgcacaatcccccaccctatccccagaaccagtaaccccacctaaccttttggacacctagggccaatttagcatgccaatccacctaatctgcatatctttggactgtgggaggaaacgaaactggagctgccggaggaaacccacgcacacacagggatagagaacgtgcagactccacagacagtgacccaaggccggaattaaacctgggcccTGGCTGTGcgatggcagcagtgctaatcactgtgccatcctgcCACCCTAGGTGCAGGAGGAAGCCGCTCAGTCCCTCGCTTCAGTTCATTCTGCTGTGTCAACGGGACCTGACTCTTGACTGCGGGAAGAAGTTCAGCAGGACCTGACTCTGACTGCGGGCAAGAAGCATTTCCCGACACCACTTCACTGTCCAGGCAGACCAGCACGGGTGCACCAGAGGCCGAGGAGGTAGATGGTGGTAAGGTGGTTCCATGAACGGACGTAGGCCTGGGCGAGGTTTATCCAAACTTACCGCAGGAAGCAGTGAGCCGCTGAGAGAATCCATTGTGAGTTGAGGTAGAGAGGCACCACACCAGGGATTCC encodes:
- the LOC119974271 gene encoding LOW QUALITY PROTEIN: cationic trypsin-3-like (The sequence of the model RefSeq protein was modified relative to this genomic sequence to represent the inferred CDS: deleted 1 base in 1 codon), which encodes MIKGFGASLLNVWIGAHDLSVSEDSRQSRRVIKAVPHPGYNHRTTDNDIMLLKVDSSVQFNEKVQPLQMPSSCASNGTECLVAGWGDTVHDGGQYPERLQCLNVPILSDTECESSYGDAITPNMFCAGFLEGGKETCQVDSGGPLVCAGEQQGIVSWGIECGRPGKPGVYTKVCNYISWINETMATN